In a single window of the Vicia villosa cultivar HV-30 ecotype Madison, WI unplaced genomic scaffold, Vvil1.0 ctg.003510F_1_1, whole genome shotgun sequence genome:
- the LOC131641083 gene encoding long chain acyl-CoA synthetase 1-like, protein MKRFSVEVEDGREGGNGKLSVGPVYRNLLSKDDFPPMDPDFNSAWDIFSMSVKKHPQNRMLGWRKIVDGKFGPYVWKTYKEAYDEVLQIASALRASGAQPGSKVGIYGSNCPQWIIAMEACCAQNFICVPLYDTLGAGAVNFIIDHAEIDFVFIQDKKVKEVLNSKCISSKRLKAIVGFTSLTEAEKNEATNIGIKPYSWDQFLDMGKENPSSISPPLSHDICTIMYTSGTSGDPKGVVLTHENVLALVRGMDLFMEQFEDKMNVDDVYLSFLPLAHILDRTIEEYFFRNGASVGYYHGDLNALLEDLGELKPTLFAGVPRVFEKVYEGVKKAVAQLNPIRRTVFGLLYNYKLGWMNKGYKQKDASPFADLLAFRKVKARLGGRVRLIISGGAALSSEIEEFLRVTTCAFVCQGYGLTETCGPTTLTFPDEMCMLGNVGVVTVYNELQLEEVPDMGYNPLGNPPCGEICIRGKTVFTGYHKNPELTKEAIKDGWFHTGDIGEMLPNGIVKIVDRKKNLVKLSQGEYIALEYLENVYTITPIVEDIWVYGNSFKSILIAVVVPNEDVTNKWAYANGHIASFSNLCALDQLKKYVLSELKSTAMRNKLKGFEHIKGVILDPLPFDMERELVTATLKKKRNNMLKYYKVEIDELFQSLAGDKLKF, encoded by the exons ATGAAGAGGTTTTCAGTTGAGGTTGAGGATGGAAGAGAAGGTGGAAATGGTAAGCTTTCGGTTGGTCCGGTTTACCGGAACCTTCTCTCGAAAGACGATTTTCCTCCAATGGATCCTGATTTCAACTCTGCTTGGGATATTTTCAG TATGTCTGTCAAAAAACATCCTCAAAATCGGATGCTCGGATGGCGAAAAATTGTTGATGGAAAG TTTGGACCTTATGTGTGGAAAACATACAAGGAAGCTTATGATGAAGTTTTGCAAATTGCTTCTGCTTTAAGAGCTTCTGGTGCTCAACCG GGTTCTAAAGTTGGAATTTATGGATCTAACTGTCCACAATGGATTATAGCAATGGAG GCTTGTTGTGCACAAAACTTCATTTGTGTCCCTCTCTATGACACTCTAG GGGCTGGTGCTGTAAATTTTATCATAGATCATGCTGAAATAGATTTTGTTTTTATTCAAGATAAGAAGGTTAAAGAG GTATTGAATTCTAAATGTATATCCTCTAAGAGACTAAAAG CCATAGTGGGTTTTACTTCATTAACTGAGGCAGAGAAAAATGAAGCCACCAACATTGGAATTAAACCATATTCATGGGACCAATTCCTAGACATG GGAAAAGAAAACCCTTCAAGTATTTCTCCTCCTCTATCTCATGATATTTGCACAATAATGTACACAAGTGGAACTAGTGGAGACCCTAAAGGTGTTGTTTTAACACATGAAAATGTACTTGCTTTAGTTAGGGGAATGGATCTTTTTATGGAACAATTTGAGGACAAG atgaATGTGGATGATGTTTATTTATCATTCCTCCCTTTAGCACATATTCTTGATCGTACAATTGAAGAATATTTTTTCCGTAATGGTGCATCTGTTGGATACTATCACGGG GATTTGAATGCATTGCTGGAAGATTTAGGTGAATTAAAGCCAACATTGTTTGCTGGTGTTCCACGGGTTTTTGAAAAAGTATACGAAG gtGTTAAAAAAGCAGTGGCGCAACTAAATCCAATAAGGAGAACGGTTTTTGGCTTGCTCTATAACTA taaACTTGGTTGGATGAACAAAGGATACAAACAGAAAGATGCATCCCCTTTTGCAGATCTACTAGCCTTCAGAAAG GTGAAAGCAAGGCTAGGCGGACGTGTTAGACTAATAATATCCGGAGGTGCAGCTTTAAGCTCCGAGATTGAAGAATTCTTGCGCGTCACTACTTGCGCCTTTGTATGCCAAGGCTATG GTTTGACAGAAACATGTGGGCCTACTACACTTACATTTCCCGACGAAATGTGCATGCTTGGCAACGTCGGTGTTGTAACTGTATACAACGAGTTGCAGCTAGAAGAAGTTCCTGACATGGGTTACAATCCTCTTGGAAATCCTCCATGTGGCGAGATATGTATCCGAGGGAAAACCGTTTTTACCGGTTACCATAAGAATCCTGAGTTAACCAAAGAAGCCATAAAAGATGGATGGTTTCACACCGGAGATATAGGAGAAATGCTACCTAATGGTATTGTAAAGATTGTTGACAGGAAGAAGAATCTTGTTAAGCTTTCGCAAGGAGAGTATATTGCACTTGAGTATCTTGAAAACGTTTATACCATTACTCCAATTGTTGAAGAT ATTTGGGTGTATGGGAATAGCTTCAAGTCAATACTGATTGCAGTGGTTGTTCCAAATGAAGATGTTACTAATAAGTGGGCATATGCAAATGGTCACATTGCTTCTTTCTCTAACCTTTGTGCTCTTGATCAGTTGAAGAAATATGTTCTATCTGAGCTCAAATCTACTGCCATGAGAAACAAG TTGAAGGGATTTGAACATATCAAAGGGGTTATACTAGACCCACTTCCATTTGACATGGAAAGAGAGTTGGTGACTGCAAcattaaaaaagaaaaggaacaaTATGCTCAAGTATTATAAG GTGGAGATAGACGAGTTATTCCAAAGTTTGGCTGGAGATAAGCTTAAATTTTGA